A genomic window from Gymnodinialimonas ceratoperidinii includes:
- a CDS encoding alpha-hydroxy acid oxidase: MVLQSKYPALSDLKARARRRIPHFVWEYLDSGTGREEGAARNRSALDAVLFRPAALLGEIAPSLQCSFLGRDYPAPFGIAPLGMSGLIWPGAEHILSAFAAQAGIPYCVSTVATVVPEDLAGTIGEQGWFQMYPPKSKEVRDDMLRRAREAGFHTLVLTVDVPAASRRERQTRGGLVQPPRLTPRLMAQVARCPEWSLGIASRGMPRMRLMDSYAEGLAKGPLPSTAHVGYLLRAAPDWDYVAALREAWDGPLILKGVCEPEVAARAGTEGVDAIWVSTHAGRQFDGAPGAARVLPEVRGATDLPIIFDSGVESGLDVMRALALGADFVMMGRAWHYALGALGRAGPGHWMEVLTQDLASNMAQIGARRLDDLSGRLMGDTPET; the protein is encoded by the coding sequence ATGGTTCTACAATCGAAATACCCCGCCCTCAGCGATCTCAAGGCGCGTGCCCGACGGCGCATTCCGCATTTCGTCTGGGAGTATCTGGATTCCGGAACCGGGAGGGAAGAGGGCGCGGCGCGCAATCGGTCGGCTCTCGATGCGGTGCTGTTTCGGCCCGCGGCGCTTTTGGGCGAGATCGCGCCTTCGCTGCAGTGTTCGTTTCTCGGGCGCGACTATCCGGCGCCTTTCGGCATTGCGCCCCTTGGCATGTCGGGGCTGATCTGGCCGGGCGCCGAGCATATCCTGAGCGCTTTCGCTGCGCAGGCGGGCATTCCCTATTGCGTCTCGACCGTGGCGACGGTGGTGCCGGAGGATCTGGCGGGGACGATCGGTGAGCAGGGGTGGTTCCAGATGTATCCGCCGAAGTCCAAAGAGGTGCGTGATGACATGCTGCGCCGGGCGCGGGAGGCGGGGTTCCACACGCTGGTGTTGACGGTCGACGTGCCGGCCGCATCGCGGCGCGAGCGGCAAACGCGGGGCGGATTGGTGCAGCCGCCGCGCCTCACGCCGCGGCTGATGGCGCAGGTCGCGCGCTGTCCCGAGTGGTCGCTAGGCATCGCCTCGCGCGGCATGCCGCGGATGCGCCTGATGGACAGCTATGCCGAGGGGCTCGCCAAGGGGCCCCTGCCCTCCACCGCCCACGTGGGCTACCTGCTGCGCGCCGCGCCGGATTGGGACTACGTGGCCGCGTTGCGCGAGGCGTGGGATGGGCCGCTGATCCTCAAAGGGGTCTGCGAGCCCGAGGTCGCAGCGCGTGCGGGGACCGAGGGCGTCGATGCGATCTGGGTCTCGACCCACGCGGGGCGGCAGTTCGATGGGGCGCCGGGGGCCGCACGTGTCCTGCCCGAGGTGCGCGGGGCCACCGACTTGCCGATCATATTCGACAGCGGCGTGGAAAGCGGGCTCGACGTGATGCGCGCGCTGGCGCTCGGGGCGGACTTCGTGATGATGGGGCGGGCGTGGCACTATGCGCTCGGCGCCCTGGGCCGCGCGGGGCCCGGCCATTGGATGGAGGTCCTGACCCAGGACCTGGCGAGCAACATGGCGCAGATCGGCGCGCGGCGTCTGGACGATCTGAGCGGTCGGTTAATGGGCGATACACCAGAAACGTAA
- a CDS encoding ATP-dependent helicase, which translates to MTQFDDSDAFEAAATSSLAARAMATAPQGAAPYMEGLNPAQEAAVRQLDGPVLMLAGAGTGKTRALTARIAHLMATGTARPNEILAVTFTNKAAREMKTRVGALLGQPAEGMPWLGTFHAICVKLLRRHAELVGLKSNFTILDMDDQNRLLKQLIVAEGIDDKRWPARGLGSLIDGWKNRALTPEQVPSADHGAFNNQGVKLYGQYQTRLKELNACDFGDLLLHVIRIFQENEDLLQQYQRWFRYILVDEYQDTNVAQYLWLRLLAAGHKNICCVGDDDQSIYGWRGAEVGNILRFEKDFPGAHVVRLEQNYRSTGHILAAASGVIAGNRGRLGKTLWTDGEDGEKVRLIGHWDGDEEARWVGEEIEAMGHGTRGMDPIGPNDIAILVRASHQMRAFEDRFLTIGLPYRVIGGPRFYERMEIRDAMAYFRVVVSPDDDLAFERIVNTPKRGLGDKAQQTIQRMARSNGVSLLEGARLCVETQAIGGKGGRELRTLVDGLARWRGHLNGGLRAVGPVDDLIDEEVEPVGGQLGMSHVELAEIILDESGYTAHWQNDKTPEGPGRLENLKELVKALENFENLQGFLEHVSLIMDNEQDDQEPKVTLMTLHAAKGLEFPAVFLPGWEDGLFPSQRSMDESGQSGLEEERRLAYVGITRAEKVCTISFAGNRRVYGQWQSQMPSRFIDELPEDHVEVLTPPGLYGHQGGMGGQMRGMGASASPVERDMAGSNLHEKAARADVYNSPGWKRLQARQGQYGTRQPTEAKAMTIDAEAISAFSIGDRVFHQKFGYGAVVSVEGDKLGIEFEKAGSKHVVGRFLVAAGQESGQDDGDVPF; encoded by the coding sequence ATGACCCAATTCGACGATTCCGACGCCTTCGAGGCCGCCGCCACCTCTTCCCTTGCCGCCCGCGCCATGGCCACGGCGCCGCAGGGCGCGGCCCCCTATATGGAAGGGCTGAACCCGGCGCAGGAGGCCGCCGTCCGACAACTCGACGGCCCGGTCCTGATGCTCGCGGGCGCCGGTACCGGCAAGACCCGCGCGCTCACCGCCCGGATCGCGCATCTGATGGCCACCGGCACCGCGCGCCCGAACGAGATCCTCGCCGTGACCTTCACCAACAAGGCCGCGCGCGAGATGAAGACCCGCGTCGGCGCACTGCTCGGGCAACCGGCCGAGGGGATGCCCTGGCTCGGCACCTTCCACGCCATCTGCGTCAAGCTCCTGCGCCGTCATGCAGAACTGGTGGGGCTGAAATCCAACTTCACCATCCTCGACATGGACGACCAGAATCGCCTGCTCAAGCAGCTGATCGTGGCCGAAGGCATCGACGACAAGCGCTGGCCGGCGCGCGGGTTGGGGTCGCTGATCGACGGCTGGAAGAACCGCGCCTTGACGCCCGAACAGGTACCCTCTGCCGATCATGGCGCCTTCAACAACCAGGGCGTGAAGCTCTACGGCCAGTATCAAACCCGCCTGAAGGAGCTGAACGCCTGCGACTTCGGCGACCTGCTGCTCCACGTCATCCGCATCTTTCAGGAGAACGAGGATCTGCTGCAGCAATACCAGCGCTGGTTCCGCTACATCCTCGTGGACGAGTACCAGGATACCAACGTCGCCCAATACCTCTGGCTGCGGCTGCTGGCGGCGGGGCACAAGAACATCTGCTGCGTCGGCGACGATGACCAGTCGATCTACGGCTGGCGCGGCGCCGAAGTGGGCAACATCCTGCGCTTCGAGAAGGATTTTCCCGGCGCCCATGTCGTCCGGCTTGAGCAGAACTACCGCTCCACCGGCCACATCCTTGCCGCCGCGTCGGGCGTCATTGCGGGCAACCGCGGGCGGCTCGGCAAGACCCTTTGGACCGACGGCGAGGACGGCGAGAAGGTCCGCCTGATCGGCCATTGGGACGGCGATGAGGAGGCCCGCTGGGTCGGCGAGGAGATCGAGGCCATGGGCCACGGCACCCGCGGCATGGACCCGATCGGCCCCAACGACATCGCCATCCTCGTGCGCGCCAGCCACCAGATGCGCGCCTTCGAGGACCGCTTCCTCACCATCGGTCTGCCCTACCGTGTCATCGGCGGCCCGCGCTTCTACGAGCGGATGGAGATCCGCGATGCCATGGCCTATTTCCGCGTCGTGGTCAGCCCCGACGACGACCTCGCCTTCGAGCGGATCGTCAACACCCCCAAGCGCGGCCTCGGCGACAAGGCACAGCAGACAATCCAGCGCATGGCGCGCAGCAACGGCGTCAGCCTGCTGGAAGGCGCGCGGCTCTGCGTCGAGACGCAGGCCATCGGCGGCAAGGGCGGGCGCGAGCTGCGCACGTTGGTCGACGGCCTCGCGCGCTGGCGCGGGCATCTCAACGGCGGACTGCGCGCCGTGGGTCCGGTGGATGACCTGATCGACGAGGAAGTCGAGCCCGTCGGCGGCCAGCTCGGCATGAGCCACGTGGAACTGGCCGAGATCATCCTCGACGAAAGCGGCTATACCGCCCATTGGCAGAACGACAAGACGCCCGAAGGGCCGGGCCGGCTGGAAAACCTCAAGGAACTGGTCAAGGCCTTGGAAAACTTCGAAAACCTGCAAGGGTTTCTCGAACATGTCAGCCTGATCATGGACAACGAGCAGGACGATCAGGAACCCAAGGTCACCCTGATGACGCTCCACGCCGCCAAGGGTCTGGAGTTTCCTGCCGTTTTCCTTCCGGGGTGGGAAGATGGCCTCTTTCCCTCGCAACGCTCGATGGACGAAAGCGGCCAGAGCGGGCTGGAGGAGGAACGCCGCCTCGCCTACGTGGGCATCACCCGCGCCGAGAAGGTCTGCACCATCTCTTTCGCCGGCAACCGCCGTGTCTACGGGCAATGGCAAAGCCAGATGCCGTCGCGCTTCATCGACGAATTGCCCGAGGATCATGTCGAAGTGCTCACCCCGCCGGGCCTTTACGGGCATCAGGGCGGCATGGGCGGTCAGATGCGCGGCATGGGCGCCAGCGCCAGCCCGGTCGAGCGGGATATGGCGGGCTCCAACCTGCACGAGAAAGCGGCGCGGGCTGACGTCTACAACTCGCCGGGCTGGAAGCGCCTGCAGGCGCGGCAGGGCCAATATGGCACCCGCCAGCCGACCGAGGCGAAGGCGATGACCATCGACGCCGAGGCGATCAGCGCCTTTTCCATCGGCGACCGGGTCTTTCACCAAAAATTCGGCTACGGCGCCGTTGTCTCGGTCGAAGGCGACAAGCTCGGGATCGAGTTCGAGAAGGCGGGCAGCAAGCACGTTGTCGGCCGCTTCCTTGTCGCGGCGGGGCAGGAGAGCGGGCAGGATGACGGCGACGTTCCGTTCTAG